One Terriglobia bacterium genomic region harbors:
- a CDS encoding DUF305 domain-containing protein, with protein MRRTLAQNIAAGLVIVMANTACSHHAAKVPAPPSADALKSIHQPTVEQRALGIYQPFSDADIDFMTGMIPHHAQAVIMAGWAPSHGARHDLAVLCERILVGQADEIRSMQQWLKDRGQPVPDGKSTRMRMNMNGVEHDMLMPGMLTDEEMAELDKARGPEFDRLFLIGMIKHHQGAIDMVNDLFKAYGAAQDDTIYKFASDVFADQSIEIAVMNKMLESAGND; from the coding sequence ATGAGAAGGACACTTGCGCAGAATATCGCGGCGGGACTGGTCATCGTGATGGCGAACACGGCGTGCAGCCATCACGCGGCGAAGGTTCCGGCGCCGCCATCAGCGGACGCTCTGAAGTCGATCCACCAGCCGACGGTAGAGCAGCGCGCGCTGGGGATTTATCAGCCCTTCAGCGATGCGGATATCGACTTCATGACGGGGATGATTCCCCACCACGCGCAGGCGGTCATCATGGCAGGCTGGGCGCCTTCGCACGGCGCACGCCACGACTTAGCCGTACTGTGCGAAAGAATTCTCGTGGGCCAGGCCGATGAAATCCGTTCGATGCAGCAATGGCTGAAGGACCGCGGCCAGCCCGTGCCCGACGGAAAGTCCACGCGCATGAGGATGAACATGAACGGCGTCGAACACGACATGCTGATGCCGGGCATGCTGACCGATGAAGAGATGGCCGAGTTGGACAAGGCGCGAGGTCCCGAATTCGACCGCCTGTTCCTGATCGGAATGATCAAGCATCACCAGGGCGCGATCGACATGGTGAATGATCTTTTCAAAGCATACGGGGCCGCGCAGGACGATACGATTTACAAGTTCGCTTCGGACGTGTTCGCCGATCAGTCGATCGAGATTGCGGTGATGAACAAGATGCTGGAGTCGGCCGGCAATGACTAA